A window of bacterium genomic DNA:
CCATCGGACAGGACTTCAGCGCCGACTCGGGTGGGCTTGCCCGTCTTCGGGCACACCAGCATCACGTTGGTCGCGTTGATCGGCGCTTCCTTCTCGACGATGCCACCCTGCGGCACGGACTTCGAGGGGCGCGTGTGGCGCTTGATCAGGTTGACCTTCTCGACGATGATCCGGCCCTTGTCCGGGAAGACCTTCAGGATCCTCCCCTCCTTGCCACGATCCTCGCCGGTGATCACGCGCACGGTGTCGTTCTTCTTCAGCCG
This region includes:
- a CDS encoding 50S ribosomal protein L24, whose protein sequence is MRLKKNDTVRVITGEDRGKEGRILKVFPDKGRIIVEKVNLIKRHTRPSKSVPQGGIVEKEAPINATNVMLVCPKTGKPTRVGAEVLSDGSRARVSKKSGEMIND